The Pseudomonas fluorescens genome includes a window with the following:
- a CDS encoding penicillin-binding protein 1A — translation MRLLKFFGWSIVAVFCGLLLGLSGAFLYLSPGLPSVEALRSIQLQIPLRVYSSDNKLIAEFGEMRRTPIRFADIPPNFINALLSAEDDNFANHYGVDPGSLMRAASQLIKSGHIQSGGSTITMQVAKNFFLTSERSFSRKTTEILLALQIERQLTKDEILELYVNKIYLGNRAYGIEAAAQVYYGKSIRDVSLAQMAMIAGLPKAPSRFNPLANPARSKERRDWILGRMYKLGKISEADYTAAINEPLNASYHVPTPEVNAPYIAEMARAEMVGRYGSDAYTEGFRVTTTVPSNLQEMANTALHEGLMTYDQRHGYRGPESRLPGKTKEAWALELTKQRTISSLEPAIVTSVDKDGIKVLTRNGEQEEHVAWDTMKWARPFLNTNSMGANPRQPSDVAQVGDLIRVQRQADNTLKFSQIPAAQGALVSLDPQDGAIRSLVGGFAFEQSNYNRALQAKRQPGSSFKPFVYSAALDNGYTAASLVNDAPIVFVDEYLDKVWRPKNDTNTFLGPIRLREALYKSRNLVSIRLLQALGVDRTIDYISKFGFNKQDLPRNLSLALGTATLTPMEIATGWSTFANGGYKITPYIIDKIESRNGETLFVANPPRVPTGEQASDGLAAPSTETFTVNATPGEATTAPGLPQAPAIAERIVDGRTTYILNSMLQDVIKLGTGRRALALGRTDLAGKTGTTNESKDAWFSGYNADYVTTVWTGFDQPESLGRREFGGTVALPIWMSYMGAALKDKPPHTQPEPEGILSLRVDPVSGRAATPGTPGAYFELFKSEDTPPSVNELGNGVAPGSPLPADEAAPIDLF, via the coding sequence ATTCGTCTGCTGAAATTTTTCGGATGGTCCATCGTCGCCGTTTTCTGCGGACTGCTCTTGGGCCTGAGCGGCGCCTTTCTTTACCTTAGTCCGGGATTGCCGTCCGTGGAGGCACTGAGAAGTATTCAGTTGCAGATTCCTTTGCGGGTGTACAGCAGCGACAACAAATTGATCGCCGAATTTGGCGAAATGCGCCGCACGCCGATCCGTTTCGCCGACATTCCCCCCAATTTCATCAATGCGTTACTAAGTGCTGAAGACGATAACTTCGCCAATCACTACGGCGTCGACCCGGGCAGCCTGATGCGCGCCGCCAGCCAGTTGATCAAGAGCGGCCACATCCAGTCCGGCGGCAGCACCATCACCATGCAGGTGGCCAAGAACTTCTTCCTGACCAGCGAGCGCAGCTTCTCGCGCAAGACCACCGAGATCCTCCTGGCCCTGCAGATCGAGCGGCAGCTGACCAAGGATGAAATCCTCGAGCTGTACGTGAACAAGATTTACCTGGGCAACCGCGCCTACGGCATCGAGGCGGCGGCGCAGGTGTATTACGGCAAGTCGATCCGCGACGTGAGCCTGGCACAGATGGCGATGATTGCCGGCCTGCCCAAGGCACCCTCGCGCTTCAACCCGCTGGCCAACCCGGCACGCAGCAAGGAACGTCGCGACTGGATCCTGGGGCGCATGTACAAGCTCGGCAAGATCAGCGAGGCCGACTACACCGCCGCGATCAATGAACCGCTGAACGCCAGCTATCACGTACCGACCCCGGAAGTGAACGCCCCGTATATCGCCGAGATGGCCCGTGCCGAGATGGTTGGGCGCTATGGCAGCGACGCTTACACCGAAGGTTTCCGCGTGACCACCACGGTGCCGAGCAACTTGCAGGAAATGGCCAACACCGCGCTGCACGAAGGCTTGATGACCTACGACCAGCGCCACGGCTACCGTGGCCCTGAATCGCGCCTGCCGGGCAAGACCAAGGAAGCCTGGGCCCTGGAGCTGACCAAGCAGCGCACCATCAGCAGCCTGGAGCCGGCGATTGTCACGTCGGTGGACAAGGACGGCATCAAGGTGCTGACCCGTAACGGCGAACAGGAGGAACACGTGGCCTGGGACACCATGAAATGGGCCCGGCCGTTCCTCAATACCAACAGCATGGGCGCCAACCCACGACAACCGTCCGACGTTGCCCAGGTCGGCGACCTGATCCGCGTCCAGCGCCAGGCGGACAACACGCTCAAGTTCAGCCAGATCCCGGCCGCCCAGGGCGCCCTGGTGTCCCTCGACCCGCAGGACGGAGCCATCCGTTCGTTGGTAGGTGGCTTCGCCTTCGAGCAAAGCAACTACAACCGCGCGTTGCAGGCCAAGCGCCAACCGGGCTCGAGCTTCAAGCCGTTCGTCTACAGCGCCGCCCTGGACAACGGCTACACCGCCGCCAGCCTGGTGAACGACGCACCGATCGTGTTCGTCGATGAATACCTGGACAAGGTCTGGCGACCGAAGAACGACACCAATACGTTCCTCGGCCCGATTCGTCTGCGCGAGGCGCTGTACAAATCCCGCAACCTGGTATCAATCCGCCTGCTGCAGGCATTGGGCGTGGACCGCACCATCGACTACATCAGCAAGTTCGGCTTCAACAAGCAGGACCTGCCGCGAAACCTGTCCCTGGCCCTGGGCACCGCGACCTTGACGCCGATGGAAATCGCCACCGGCTGGAGTACGTTCGCCAACGGCGGGTACAAGATCACTCCGTACATCATCGACAAGATCGAAAGCCGCAACGGCGAGACGCTGTTCGTCGCCAACCCGCCACGCGTTCCCACGGGTGAGCAGGCCAGCGATGGCCTCGCCGCTCCATCCACCGAGACGTTCACGGTCAATGCGACGCCGGGCGAAGCCACCACGGCCCCAGGCCTGCCCCAGGCGCCCGCCATCGCGGAACGCATTGTCGATGGCCGCACCACCTACATCCTCAACAGCATGCTGCAGGACGTGATCAAGCTCGGCACCGGCCGTCGCGCCCTGGCCCTGGGCCGCACCGACCTGGCGGGCAAGACCGGTACCACCAACGAATCCAAGGACGCCTGGTTCTCCGGCTACAACGCCGATTACGTGACCACCGTCTGGACCGGTTTCGACCAACCCGAAAGCCTGGGTCGCCGCGAGTTCGGCGGTACCGTGGCGCTGCCGATCTGGATGAGCTACATGGGCGCCGCCCTCAAGGACAAGCCGCCGCACACCCAGCCGGAGCCGGAAGGCATCCTCAGCCTGCGGGTCGATCCGGTCAGCGGCCGAGCGGCCACGCCGGGCACCCCAGGGGCGTACTTCGAACTGTTCAAGAGCGAAGACACCCCGCCATCGGTCAACGAGCTGGGCAATGGCGTCGCACCGGGCAGCCCGCTGCCAGCGGACGAAGCGGCGCCGATCGATCTGTTCTGA
- a CDS encoding malic enzyme-like NAD(P)-binding protein, whose amino-acid sequence MSDLKTAALEYHANPRPGKLSVELTKATATARDLSLAYSPGVAEPVREIARDPELAYKYTGKGNLVAVISDGTAILGLGNLGPLASKPVMEGKGVLFKRFAGIDVFDIEVDSESPQAFIDTVKRISITFGGINLEDIKAPECFEIERALIEQCDIPVFHDDQHGTAIVTAAGMINALEIAGKTLPEAKIVCLGAGAAAISCMKLLVSMGAKIENIFMVDRTGVIHSGRDDLNQYKAVFAHATDKRSLADALDGADVFVGLSGPNLLSPENLLRMAPNPIVFACSNPDPEIAPELAHATRNDVIMATGRSDYPNQVNNVLGFPFIFRGALDVRAKRINEEMKVAAANALRELAKLPVPQEVCDAYGGIKLEFGREYIIPKPMDARLITLISDAVAKAAIETGVATLPYPKNYPLKSVDDVFNG is encoded by the coding sequence ATGTCTGATCTGAAAACTGCCGCTCTCGAATATCACGCTAATCCTCGTCCAGGGAAGCTGAGTGTCGAGCTCACCAAGGCCACCGCTACTGCTCGCGACTTGTCGCTGGCCTACAGCCCCGGCGTAGCCGAACCAGTCCGCGAAATCGCTCGCGACCCTGAACTGGCCTACAAATACACCGGTAAAGGCAACCTGGTTGCAGTCATTTCCGATGGCACCGCGATTCTCGGCCTGGGTAATCTCGGCCCATTGGCTTCCAAGCCAGTCATGGAAGGCAAGGGCGTGCTGTTCAAGCGCTTCGCCGGTATCGACGTATTCGACATCGAAGTCGATTCCGAGAGCCCGCAAGCCTTCATCGACACCGTCAAGCGCATCTCCATTACCTTCGGCGGCATCAACCTGGAAGACATCAAGGCACCTGAGTGCTTCGAGATCGAGCGCGCCCTGATCGAACAGTGCGACATTCCGGTATTCCACGATGACCAGCACGGCACCGCGATCGTTACTGCGGCCGGCATGATCAACGCCCTGGAAATCGCCGGCAAGACCCTGCCGGAAGCCAAGATCGTCTGCCTCGGCGCTGGCGCTGCGGCCATCTCCTGCATGAAGTTGCTGGTGAGCATGGGCGCCAAGATCGAAAACATCTTCATGGTCGACCGTACCGGCGTGATCCACTCCGGCCGTGACGACCTGAACCAGTACAAGGCCGTGTTTGCCCACGCGACCGACAAGCGCTCCCTGGCGGACGCGCTGGACGGTGCCGACGTGTTCGTCGGCCTGTCGGGTCCGAACCTGCTGAGCCCGGAAAACCTGCTGCGCATGGCGCCGAACCCGATCGTGTTCGCCTGCTCGAACCCGGACCCGGAAATCGCCCCGGAACTGGCTCACGCCACTCGCAACGACGTGATCATGGCCACCGGCCGTTCGGACTACCCGAACCAGGTCAACAACGTACTGGGCTTCCCATTCATCTTCCGCGGTGCCCTGGACGTTCGCGCCAAGCGCATCAACGAAGAAATGAAAGTCGCGGCCGCCAACGCCCTGCGCGAACTGGCCAAGCTGCCGGTGCCTCAGGAAGTGTGCGACGCCTACGGCGGCATCAAGCTGGAATTCGGTCGTGAGTACATCATCCCGAAACCAATGGACGCCCGCCTGATCACCCTGATCTCCGACGCCGTGGCCAAGGCCGCTATCGAGACTGGCGTGGCGACCCTGCCGTATCCGAAGAACTACCCGCTCAAGAGCGTGGATGATGTGTTCAACGGCTAA
- a CDS encoding thermonuclease family protein yields the protein MKKASLAGAFFVSAICLGGAQASCPSPGNLPQVAVQRVVDGDTLYLEDGRRIRMIGLNSPELGKRGRADEPFAVAARQRLEALVAASDGRVGVLPGKDDHDDYGRTLAHVYNAQGENLEERLIAEGLGFLVAVAPNVDLVRCQQMAERHARQAGFGLWKKSPVVRAEQINAPGFVLMSGRVENVQRNRGGIWIELQGAVVLHIAPGVQRRFDASALKRLKGRKIEARGWVVDRARRGGHKAGQARWMLPLTDPAMLQAVL from the coding sequence ATGAAAAAGGCGTCCCTTGCGGGCGCCTTTTTTGTGTCCGCGATTTGCCTCGGTGGTGCCCAGGCGTCCTGTCCTTCGCCGGGCAACCTGCCCCAAGTGGCGGTGCAACGGGTGGTGGACGGCGATACCTTGTACCTGGAGGATGGCCGGCGCATTCGGATGATCGGTCTCAACAGCCCTGAGCTGGGCAAGCGAGGCCGCGCCGACGAACCGTTCGCCGTGGCGGCACGTCAGCGACTCGAAGCCCTGGTAGCCGCCAGTGATGGCCGGGTGGGCGTGTTGCCTGGCAAGGATGACCACGATGATTACGGTCGCACACTGGCCCATGTCTACAACGCCCAGGGCGAGAACCTCGAGGAACGGTTGATTGCCGAGGGGCTGGGGTTTCTGGTGGCGGTCGCGCCGAACGTCGACCTGGTCAGATGCCAGCAAATGGCTGAACGTCATGCGCGGCAAGCCGGATTCGGCCTCTGGAAAAAATCGCCCGTCGTGCGAGCGGAGCAAATCAATGCGCCCGGTTTTGTGCTGATGAGCGGACGTGTCGAAAACGTGCAGCGCAATCGCGGAGGCATCTGGATTGAATTGCAGGGGGCAGTTGTCTTGCACATTGCGCCCGGTGTGCAAAGACGCTTCGACGCCTCGGCCCTGAAGCGGCTAAAGGGCCGAAAAATCGAGGCCCGTGGCTGGGTCGTCGATCGCGCCCGACGCGGCGGCCACAAGGCCGGGCAGGCGCGATGGATGTTGCCGCTGACCGATCCTGCCATGCTGCAAGCGGTCTTGTGA
- the rpmE gene encoding 50S ribosomal protein L31 translates to MKTDIHPEYPVIAVTCSCGNKFETRSTYGKALAIDVCNECHPFYTGKQKTLDTGGRVQKFADRFGAFGKVTPKA, encoded by the coding sequence ATGAAAACCGATATCCATCCGGAATACCCAGTAATTGCCGTAACCTGCAGCTGCGGCAACAAGTTCGAAACGCGTTCGACCTACGGCAAAGCCCTGGCGATCGACGTTTGCAACGAATGCCACCCGTTCTACACCGGCAAGCAAAAGACTCTGGATACCGGCGGTCGTGTTCAGAAGTTCGCCGATCGTTTCGGTGCTTTCGGCAAAGTTACTCCAAAAGCCTGA
- a CDS encoding primosomal protein N': protein MPDAILRLALPSPLRRLFDYRAPAGVLRAQLQPGMRLRVPFGRREMIGILVEVTDHSEVPVDKLKPALALLDATPPLPAALFKLCLWTSQYYQHSLGDTLSWALPVLLRQGEPAEARQERFWSVAPGASLDDPRIARAPRQREALATLAQHPHGVAHQLLSKLMLSKDSLDLLLAKDLVQVEIRRHAPGARHEHWLAQPELPLNTEQRAACEAIRAGFDSYHAFLLAGVTGSGKTEVYLQLIRQTLEAGKQALVLIPEINLGPQTLARFEQRFNARIALVHSAVNDRERLEAWLAARDGEADIIIGTRSALFTPMKNPGLIIIDEEHDGSYKQQEGLRYHARDLALVRARQENIPIVLGSATPSLESLHNAYTGRYGLLRLNERAGGAKQPRFLRLDVKSRPLDSGISGPMQQAIGQTLAAGQQVLVFLNRRGFAPTLLCHDCGWMSGCERCDARMTVHQRHGELRCHHCGHAERVPRHCPQCGKVDLRPVGAGTERAEERLGILFPDYPVLRVDRDSTSRKDAMNQLFATIQKGQPCILVGTQMLAKGHHFPRVTLVSILDADGGLFSGDFRASERMAQLIVQVAGRAGRAEEPGKVIIQTHLADHPLLIQLTEQGYFAFAEQALSERRSAGLPPFAHLALLRAEAHKPGQAEAFLDEACSEAERLLAEQNLTGIELLGPVPAPMERRAGRYRAQLLLQANARAPLHRLLSAWLLVLEQLPSGRAVRWSLDVDPVDLY, encoded by the coding sequence GTGCCCGACGCCATCCTGCGCCTCGCCCTGCCTTCGCCGCTGCGCCGCCTGTTCGACTACCGCGCCCCGGCCGGAGTCCTGCGCGCCCAGTTGCAGCCGGGCATGCGCCTGCGGGTGCCGTTCGGCCGGCGGGAGATGATCGGCATCCTGGTGGAGGTCACCGACCACAGCGAGGTCCCGGTCGACAAGCTCAAACCAGCCCTGGCCCTGCTCGATGCCACGCCACCACTGCCCGCCGCGCTGTTCAAGTTGTGCCTGTGGACGTCCCAGTATTACCAGCACAGCCTCGGCGACACCCTGAGTTGGGCGCTGCCGGTGCTGCTGCGCCAGGGCGAACCGGCCGAGGCGCGCCAGGAGCGGTTCTGGTCGGTGGCGCCCGGCGCCTCGCTGGACGATCCACGCATCGCCCGCGCCCCGCGCCAGCGCGAGGCCTTGGCGACCCTGGCCCAACATCCCCACGGCGTGGCACACCAATTGTTGAGCAAACTGATGCTCAGCAAGGACAGCCTGGACCTGTTGCTGGCCAAGGACCTGGTCCAGGTGGAAATACGCAGGCACGCCCCCGGCGCCCGCCATGAACATTGGCTGGCCCAGCCGGAACTGCCGCTCAACACCGAACAGCGGGCCGCTTGCGAGGCCATTCGCGCAGGCTTCGACAGTTATCACGCCTTTCTCCTGGCGGGCGTCACCGGCAGCGGCAAGACCGAGGTCTACCTGCAACTGATCCGTCAGACCCTGGAGGCCGGCAAGCAGGCGCTGGTGCTGATTCCGGAAATCAACCTCGGCCCGCAAACCCTGGCGCGCTTCGAACAGCGCTTCAACGCCCGGATCGCCCTGGTGCACTCAGCGGTCAACGACCGCGAACGCCTGGAGGCCTGGCTCGCCGCCCGGGACGGCGAGGCCGACATCATCATCGGCACCCGCTCGGCCCTATTCACGCCAATGAAGAACCCCGGCCTGATCATCATCGACGAAGAGCACGACGGTTCCTATAAACAGCAGGAAGGCCTGCGCTACCACGCCCGCGACCTGGCGCTGGTGCGCGCCCGCCAGGAAAACATTCCCATCGTGCTCGGCTCGGCAACCCCGTCGCTGGAAAGCCTGCACAACGCCTACACCGGCCGCTACGGCCTGCTGCGCCTCAATGAGCGGGCCGGCGGCGCCAAGCAACCGCGCTTCCTGCGCCTGGACGTGAAAAGCCGCCCGCTGGACAGCGGTATTTCCGGGCCGATGCAGCAAGCCATCGGCCAGACCCTGGCTGCCGGGCAACAGGTCCTGGTGTTCCTCAATCGCCGCGGTTTTGCCCCGACCCTGTTGTGCCACGACTGCGGCTGGATGTCTGGTTGTGAGCGTTGCGATGCGCGGATGACCGTGCATCAACGCCATGGCGAGTTGCGTTGCCACCACTGCGGCCACGCCGAACGCGTGCCCAGGCATTGCCCGCAGTGCGGCAAAGTGGACTTGCGCCCGGTCGGTGCCGGCACCGAACGTGCCGAAGAACGGCTGGGCATTCTGTTCCCCGATTACCCGGTACTGCGGGTGGATCGCGACAGCACTTCGCGCAAAGATGCGATGAACCAGTTGTTCGCGACGATCCAGAAGGGCCAGCCGTGCATCCTGGTGGGCACGCAAATGCTCGCCAAGGGGCACCACTTCCCACGGGTCACGCTGGTGTCGATCCTCGACGCCGATGGCGGACTGTTTTCCGGTGATTTCCGCGCCAGCGAGCGCATGGCGCAGTTGATCGTCCAGGTCGCAGGCCGGGCCGGGCGGGCCGAGGAGCCGGGCAAAGTGATCATCCAGACCCACCTGGCCGATCATCCGTTGCTGATCCAACTGACCGAGCAAGGTTATTTCGCCTTCGCCGAACAGGCCTTGAGTGAACGGCGCAGCGCCGGCCTGCCGCCTTTTGCCCATCTGGCGCTGTTGCGGGCTGAGGCCCACAAGCCGGGGCAGGCCGAAGCGTTCCTTGATGAAGCCTGCAGCGAGGCCGAGCGTTTGCTGGCGGAGCAGAACCTCACCGGCATCGAACTCTTGGGCCCGGTGCCGGCGCCGATGGAACGGCGGGCGGGACGCTATCGAGCCCAGCTTTTATTACAAGCCAATGCCCGGGCGCCGTTGCATCGGCTATTGAGCGCCTGGCTACTGGTGCTGGAGCAGCTGCCCAGTGGACGCGCGGTGCGTTGGTCGCTGGATGTGGATCCGGTGGATTTGTACTGA